In Liquorilactobacillus hordei DSM 19519, the following proteins share a genomic window:
- a CDS encoding histidine phosphatase family protein — protein sequence MDKRIIFVRHGKTQWNVTGRLQGAHGDSPLIDTPEVQADLKALAAYLKLANLSAVYSSPLNRAYATAKLLSKNICTQLQVVTDPGLLEVSFGSFEGLKKETLLNDYPTEFALLSSRIDDPRLQQLGIESFSDAQTRFCKTINKLAKAMDDNQTILVVSHGAISQLGIQGLTNNRYLSGLSNLSLSQIVEKNGHFIIEKYNETAFLTHPVIQQKNTSIK from the coding sequence ATGGATAAAAGAATTATTTTTGTACGTCATGGTAAAACTCAATGGAATGTAACTGGACGCCTGCAAGGAGCTCACGGAGATAGTCCGCTCATAGATACTCCTGAAGTCCAAGCTGATTTGAAGGCTCTCGCTGCTTATTTAAAACTCGCCAATCTTTCAGCAGTTTACTCCAGTCCGCTTAATCGTGCCTATGCAACAGCAAAGCTACTCTCTAAAAATATTTGTACACAATTACAGGTAGTTACTGATCCTGGCTTGTTAGAGGTTTCCTTTGGTTCATTTGAAGGCCTAAAAAAGGAAACACTACTCAACGACTACCCCACTGAATTTGCTTTGTTATCTTCTAGAATCGATGATCCGCGTCTCCAGCAACTAGGTATTGAATCTTTCTCGGATGCGCAAACAAGATTCTGTAAAACAATTAACAAACTCGCCAAAGCAATGGATGATAATCAAACTATTCTTGTTGTCTCACATGGTGCAATCAGTCAATTAGGTATTCAAGGCTTGACGAATAATCGCTATCTTAGTGGACTTTCAAACCTATCTTTGTCACAGATTGTTGAAAAAAATGGGCATTTCATAATTGAGAAATATAACGAAACGGCCTTTTTAACCCATCCTGTAATTCAGCAAAAAAATACTTCAATTAAGTAA
- a CDS encoding ISL3 family transposase — protein MSQDYSIENILQIQDPNIKCISIDNSDPKKQVIHAKLTYSIKRCPLCGQSQVVRFGTNLINVRMPPIKERPVILKLLKQRYLCKRGQHTFSAETSLVKPHCQISEDTKQMIILQLTKDRSITDIAEELNVSPVAVNRVLDSLAIQTKTALLTLPTTLCFDEFRSTGHQMSFIAIDGDTHRLVSVLPNRLNRSIQNHFESNYSLAERRKVKQVVIDFNAQYQSVIHIIFPEAKVIADNFHLVQMGLQALNQTRVQLMHRFTQNSREYRVLKHHWRLFLKTYSGLNQRKPQWFAHLKNWFTQEQLVWQGLELDSTYQHTYFVAHSLVDALRKRDYLKFIKTLNRADKVSPQLETTIKTYRKYLPLIKNMMASNYSNGPLEGVNRKIKQIKRTAYGYRNWSHFYTRIRIEFTIRIKKRKPIRK, from the coding sequence ATGTCCCAAGACTATTCTATCGAAAATATACTTCAAATCCAAGACCCAAATATTAAATGTATCAGTATTGACAATTCTGATCCCAAGAAACAAGTCATTCATGCCAAATTAACTTATTCGATAAAGCGCTGTCCACTTTGTGGCCAATCCCAAGTAGTCCGTTTTGGAACTAATTTGATCAACGTCAGGATGCCACCTATCAAAGAACGACCAGTTATCTTAAAACTGCTTAAACAACGTTATCTGTGCAAAAGAGGGCAACATACTTTTAGTGCTGAAACGTCGCTAGTTAAACCACACTGTCAAATCTCAGAAGATACCAAACAGATGATTATTCTACAGCTTACTAAAGATCGTAGTATTACTGATATTGCAGAGGAATTAAATGTTTCACCAGTGGCAGTTAATCGAGTACTTGATTCATTAGCGATTCAGACTAAGACCGCCTTGCTTACCTTACCAACTACGTTGTGTTTTGATGAATTTCGCTCCACTGGTCATCAGATGAGTTTTATTGCCATTGATGGTGATACACATCGGCTAGTTTCTGTTTTACCTAATCGCCTTAATCGAAGTATCCAAAATCACTTTGAAAGTAACTATTCCTTAGCTGAACGTAGGAAAGTTAAACAAGTAGTTATTGATTTCAATGCACAGTATCAATCCGTAATTCACATAATTTTTCCAGAAGCAAAAGTTATCGCCGATAACTTTCATCTAGTTCAAATGGGACTCCAAGCACTGAACCAGACACGCGTACAGTTAATGCATCGATTCACTCAAAATTCACGAGAATATCGAGTTCTCAAACATCACTGGCGTTTATTTTTAAAAACTTATTCTGGCTTAAATCAACGTAAACCACAATGGTTTGCGCATTTAAAGAACTGGTTCACCCAAGAACAATTAGTCTGGCAAGGTCTTGAGTTAGATTCAACCTACCAACACACTTACTTCGTTGCGCATTCCCTAGTTGATGCCTTAAGAAAGCGTGATTATTTAAAGTTCATTAAAACACTAAATCGAGCTGACAAAGTCAGCCCACAGCTTGAAACTACAATAAAGACCTATCGCAAATATCTACCATTAATTAAAAACATGATGGCAAGCAACTATTCAAATGGCCCACTAGAAGGTGTTAATCGCAAAATCAAACAAATTAAACGCACGGCATACGGCTATAGAAACTGGTCACATTTTTACACCCGGATTAGAATTGAATTTACGATTCGAATAAAAAAAAGAAAACCAATTCGAAAATGA
- a CDS encoding asparaginase has translation MKTILILHTGGTIAMSQNEDGGVAPGSANPLDTFENPFIGKLNLITEDVFNLPSPHIGPAEMLLLQKRILKAAAENIDGVVVTHGTDTLEETAYFLDLTVPNDFPVVITGAMRSANEIGSDGLHNFQTAIQTAASDEAKNKGVLVVMNDEIHTARYVTKTHTTNVATFRTPTFGPIGLVTKNRVFFYEQLLLNDYHPIDHIVNHVYLVKAYAGMDSEMLEFMDNDETNGIVIEALGAGNLPPHVLPALKKLLARKIPIVLVSRCFNGIAQEVYSYDGGGIQLSNLGVTFCHGLNGQKARIKLLVGLSAGLSTTELTNFLGDAVS, from the coding sequence ATGAAAACAATACTCATATTACATACTGGCGGTACGATCGCAATGTCGCAAAATGAAGACGGCGGTGTTGCTCCTGGTAGCGCTAATCCCTTAGATACCTTTGAAAATCCATTTATTGGGAAATTAAATCTAATTACAGAAGACGTCTTTAATCTACCTTCCCCCCATATTGGGCCTGCTGAAATGCTTTTATTGCAAAAAAGAATACTAAAGGCTGCGGCGGAAAATATTGATGGTGTTGTTGTTACTCACGGAACAGATACCCTTGAGGAAACTGCTTATTTCCTTGACTTAACCGTTCCCAATGACTTCCCTGTTGTTATTACAGGTGCAATGCGCTCTGCAAACGAAATTGGCTCTGATGGTCTTCATAATTTCCAAACCGCAATCCAAACTGCAGCAAGTGATGAAGCAAAAAATAAGGGTGTACTGGTTGTGATGAATGATGAGATTCACACTGCCCGCTACGTCACAAAGACACATACTACTAATGTTGCAACATTCCGTACCCCTACATTTGGCCCAATTGGCTTAGTTACTAAAAACCGTGTTTTCTTCTATGAACAACTGCTGCTGAATGATTATCATCCAATTGACCATATTGTAAATCATGTCTATCTCGTAAAGGCATATGCAGGAATGGATTCAGAGATGTTGGAATTTATGGATAACGACGAAACAAATGGAATTGTAATTGAGGCCTTAGGTGCTGGAAATCTACCTCCTCATGTTTTACCTGCACTAAAAAAGTTGCTGGCTCGCAAAATTCCAATTGTCTTAGTTTCACGATGCTTCAACGGAATTGCCCAAGAAGTGTACTCATATGATGGTGGCGGAATCCAATTAAGCAATCTAGGTGTCACTTTTTGCCATGGCTTAAATGGTCAAAAAGCACGTATTAAGCTATTAGTTGGTCTCAGTGCCGGTCTTTCAACTACTGAACTGACTAACTTTTTAGGTGATGCTGTTTCATAA
- a CDS encoding phosphosulfolactate synthase, producing MYAYEFLNKVPHTKKNPSTRLSMILDKGLGLNAATDLAQSAGTYIDFIKFGWGTAATFKSDLIIQKNKIYHDSQILTYPGGTLLEVAIQEKKLDQFFQETARLGFNAIEVSDGSTSVSKEIRDNVIFLAREKGFFVISEAGKKNPLLDHKLSIETRVAQIQSDLASGSNLVIIEAREAGKNIGIYDESGNIISEELDILAEIGTSKLIFEAPLKKQQVDLILKFGPQVNLGNIASTDAISLETLRTGLRGDTVGKIK from the coding sequence ATGTACGCTTACGAGTTTTTAAATAAAGTTCCACATACTAAAAAAAATCCATCAACTAGACTCAGTATGATTTTGGATAAAGGATTAGGATTGAATGCTGCAACAGACTTAGCTCAAAGTGCTGGCACATATATTGATTTCATCAAGTTTGGCTGGGGAACAGCTGCTACCTTCAAATCTGATTTAATAATCCAAAAAAATAAAATATATCATGATAGTCAAATTCTAACTTATCCAGGTGGAACTCTGCTAGAAGTGGCAATTCAGGAAAAGAAACTAGATCAATTCTTCCAAGAAACAGCTCGTTTGGGTTTCAATGCAATTGAAGTTAGTGATGGTTCAACCTCTGTCTCTAAAGAAATTCGTGATAATGTTATTTTTTTAGCTCGTGAAAAAGGATTTTTTGTTATTTCCGAAGCCGGTAAAAAAAATCCATTACTGGATCACAAGCTTAGTATTGAAACACGTGTAGCTCAAATTCAATCTGATCTTGCTTCAGGTTCAAACTTAGTAATTATTGAGGCTCGTGAAGCAGGTAAAAATATTGGCATTTATGATGAAAGTGGCAATATTATCTCCGAAGAGCTTGATATTTTAGCAGAAATTGGAACTAGTAAGCTCATATTTGAAGCCCCTCTAAAAAAACAGCAAGTTGACTTAATCTTGAAATTTGGTCCTCAAGTTAATCTTGGTAATATTGCGTCCACTGATGCAATTTCCTTAGAAACTTTACGAACTGGACTTCGTGGCGATACGGTAGGTAAAATAAAATAA
- a CDS encoding acyl-[acyl-carrier-protein] thioesterase, with product MGENIFSEPHKILFYETDRTRRTTIGMLVNILMLTSQDQSIELGLTEEKLNEKGYGWVITQHILKIERLPVYGENIRIFTRADSYNRYFCYRDFWIEDEKGTVIVKMHSIFVLMDQKKRKIARLLPEFIEPYKSEYTTKIERVPDPKIDETSQLISEKNYRVRFMDIDSNQHVNNVHYFDWMIDGLDENFLLTHTLVEMNIKYKREVHYGEMVNTETRMAENQLITYHLVKAGEEESCYACCTWGKK from the coding sequence TTGGGCGAGAATATTTTTAGTGAACCCCATAAGATTTTGTTTTATGAGACTGATCGTACTAGAAGGACAACAATCGGGATGCTAGTAAATATCTTGATGCTGACTTCACAAGATCAGAGCATTGAGTTGGGATTAACTGAAGAGAAGTTAAATGAAAAAGGATATGGCTGGGTAATAACACAACATATTCTGAAAATTGAAAGATTACCTGTATACGGTGAGAATATAAGGATATTTACGAGAGCGGATTCGTACAACCGATATTTTTGTTATCGTGATTTCTGGATTGAGGACGAAAAAGGAACGGTTATTGTGAAAATGCACAGTATCTTCGTTTTGATGGATCAGAAGAAAAGAAAGATTGCACGCTTACTACCAGAATTCATTGAGCCATATAAGAGTGAATATACTACTAAGATTGAGCGCGTACCTGACCCCAAGATTGATGAGACTAGCCAATTGATTTCAGAGAAAAACTATCGAGTACGGTTTATGGACATTGACTCAAATCAGCATGTTAATAATGTTCATTATTTTGATTGGATGATTGATGGGCTAGATGAGAATTTCTTATTAACACACACGCTTGTAGAAATGAATATTAAGTATAAGCGTGAGGTTCATTACGGTGAGATGGTTAATACCGAGACTAGGATGGCTGAAAATCAGTTGATAACTTATCATTTGGTTAAAGCGGGCGAAGAAGAAAGTTGCTATGCTTGCTGTACATGGGGAAAAAAGTAA
- a CDS encoding DUF6287 domain-containing protein: MNSRNSSNLSTRRNNSQLTLGQKLLKLIGMIVIMLFLTTGLAACGSNQAKSQKDKASSDSSVTSRTKSSNAYQNLTKSKAKQVKKADDAVSKSVHVAIVVKKNSDKKVNNPTIRAIKSIKEIKGTDKNTKLIRKSYMAIVGVVKSPSLINMQTARSYIGQVNDSLLAKKMNNKYKKKMARIVAANTSMDESEVLNKTKPLSNKKLKAAQEKAEQEKLASSQNTNQTNSPQANSSTASSAQPTTAQEMNFSQIQQGDYESLLGTWQEAAVSVNRQDGTGSHWDVPQGDTLTVSKDKLVNGTLSLQGNILNDGTNNNDVVFSQTNGYLTAGLADESVAINYSIYFYPKGISMSDFDKNIPTTVDNSKNRIIIWTSNNSYTEVFQSTTN; this comes from the coding sequence ATGAATAGCAGAAATAGTAGTAACCTGTCGACTAGAAGAAATAATTCACAGTTAACCTTAGGACAAAAACTACTGAAGCTAATTGGAATGATTGTTATCATGCTGTTTCTCACTACGGGTCTTGCTGCATGTGGTAGTAATCAAGCCAAGTCTCAGAAGGATAAAGCAAGCAGCGATAGTAGTGTGACAAGTCGTACGAAGAGTAGTAATGCATATCAAAACCTGACAAAGTCCAAGGCAAAACAAGTAAAAAAAGCGGATGATGCTGTTTCAAAATCCGTGCATGTTGCGATAGTGGTAAAAAAGAATAGTGATAAAAAAGTTAATAATCCTACTATAAGAGCGATAAAATCAATTAAAGAAATCAAAGGCACCGACAAGAACACAAAATTGATCCGTAAGAGCTACATGGCTATTGTTGGGGTTGTCAAAAGTCCAAGCTTAATCAATATGCAGACTGCCCGCTCATATATTGGACAAGTTAACGATTCACTACTAGCAAAAAAGATGAACAATAAATATAAGAAAAAAATGGCCAGAATAGTAGCTGCGAATACAAGCATGGATGAGAGCGAGGTACTCAATAAAACCAAACCTCTATCAAATAAAAAGTTGAAGGCAGCACAAGAAAAGGCAGAGCAAGAAAAATTAGCATCGTCTCAGAATACAAACCAAACTAATAGTCCACAAGCTAATAGCTCAACTGCATCATCAGCACAACCAACGACAGCACAAGAAATGAACTTTTCTCAAATTCAGCAAGGAGACTATGAAAGCTTATTAGGAACATGGCAAGAAGCTGCTGTTTCTGTTAATCGCCAAGATGGAACTGGAAGTCATTGGGATGTTCCTCAAGGAGATACACTGACAGTGTCTAAAGATAAACTTGTTAATGGTACTTTGTCATTACAGGGAAATATCTTGAATGATGGAACCAACAACAATGATGTAGTGTTTAGTCAGACGAATGGTTATCTAACTGCTGGCCTTGCAGATGAAAGTGTAGCGATAAATTATTCTATTTATTTCTATCCAAAAGGAATTTCAATGTCTGATTTTGATAAAAATATTCCAACGACAGTTGATAATTCAAAAAATCGAATAATTATTTGGACTAGTAATAATAGCTATACAGAAGTTTTTCAGAGTACAACTAACTGA
- the rsmI gene encoding 16S rRNA (cytidine(1402)-2'-O)-methyltransferase has translation MTLEKMSSYHQKNLQGVLYLVPTPIGNLGDMTYRAVEVLKQVDLIAAEDTRNTQKLLNHFEIKTPQISFHEHNTQARIPQLIKKLTEGITIAQVSDAGTPSISDPGHELVVACIDAGIPVTPLPGANAGISALIASGIDPQPFTFIGFISRRKKEKEEQLKSLAKKRDTLIFYEAPHRLKKTLESFQTFFGGARKIVLCRELTKRYEEFIRGTIAEALEWAKEDQVRGEFCIIIEGSLNDLEETVGETASEVPLEEQVSNLINEENYRPNDAIKEIAKKNNLKKQVVYNTFHHIDV, from the coding sequence ATGACATTAGAAAAAATGAGCAGTTATCATCAGAAAAATCTTCAGGGGGTTCTTTATTTGGTGCCAACTCCAATTGGTAACCTGGGAGACATGACATACAGAGCTGTTGAGGTGCTTAAGCAAGTTGATTTGATTGCTGCGGAAGATACGCGCAATACTCAAAAATTATTGAATCATTTCGAGATAAAGACACCACAGATTAGTTTCCACGAACATAATACACAGGCGAGAATTCCTCAACTGATCAAGAAGTTAACCGAGGGAATTACAATCGCGCAAGTTAGTGATGCGGGAACTCCTTCAATTAGTGATCCTGGGCATGAATTGGTTGTAGCATGCATTGATGCAGGCATTCCAGTTACTCCATTGCCAGGAGCAAACGCGGGTATCAGTGCGCTGATTGCTTCAGGAATAGATCCACAACCCTTTACCTTCATTGGTTTTATTTCACGGCGAAAAAAAGAAAAAGAAGAACAGTTGAAGTCTCTGGCAAAAAAGAGAGATACATTAATTTTTTATGAGGCACCGCACCGTCTGAAGAAAACATTGGAATCCTTTCAGACTTTTTTTGGTGGTGCAAGAAAAATTGTTTTGTGCAGAGAGCTTACCAAGAGATATGAAGAATTCATTAGGGGCACGATTGCCGAGGCACTCGAGTGGGCTAAAGAAGATCAAGTTCGAGGAGAGTTCTGCATTATTATAGAAGGAAGTCTAAACGACTTAGAAGAGACAGTGGGAGAGACAGCGAGCGAAGTTCCATTAGAAGAACAAGTCTCTAACCTAATTAATGAAGAAAATTATCGACCAAATGATGCAATTAAGGAAATTGCAAAGAAAAATAATTTAAAAAAACAAGTAGTTTACAATACTTTTCATCATATTGATGTATAG